Within the Bradyrhizobium ottawaense genome, the region GGAGACGACTTCCATGCCGTAGGAATTGATGGTGTGAACGCCTTCCAGGATCGGGACCATCATGTTGTGGTCCTTGTGCATCGCCTTCAGTGCCTCGGGATCCGGCGTCTCGATGCCGCAGAAGATCGTGACGAAGAAGGCATCGCGCATCTTTTCCAGAATCTCGGGCCGCTTGGCGATGTTGAGCGTCGCCTCGCAGGCGAGCCGCATCACGTAACCGGTCCGCTTCTGCCATTCGACCAGGTGCGGCAGCAGATCCAGCGCCGCCTTGCGGTTGCCGATGAAATTGTCGTCGACGAAATACACCGAGCCGGTGACGCCGCATTCGCGCAACTTGTCGAGTTCGGCGATGATCTGTTCCGGCGATTTCAGCCGCGGGTTGCGGCCATAGAGGCCGGGGATGTCGCAGAACTCGCACTGGTAGGGACAGCCGCTCGAATACTGGATGCTGCCGAGGAAGTATTTCTTGACCTCGGCGAGTTCGTACGCGGGAATCGGAAAATCCGTCATCGCCACGCGATCGACGGTCTTCAGCACCACCTGCTGTTCGGGGCGAGACGGATCGTGCGCCAGCCGCGCGAACAGCTCATTGGTGGCATCGCCGAGTTCGCCGACATGGAGATAGTCGAACGAGGGGTAGTAATCCGGACATGCGCTCACCGACGGCCCGCCGATCGCAACCGAAAGATCGAACGCATGCGCGCGGCGGCAGATGTCGTTCATCTGCTGGCGCTGGATATGCATACCGCTGACGAACACCGCTTCCGCCCATTCGAAGTCTTCCTTGGTGGCGGGGCGGATGTTCTCGTCGATGAAGCGCACCGGCCAGTTGGCCGGCAGATAGGCCGCGATCAACAGCAGTCCCTGCGGCGGCATGAACGCCTGGACGCCGTCGGTCAGGGGATAGGCATATTCGAAAGTGCCAAAAGAAGACGTATAGCGCGGAAAGACGCACAGGATGCGCCGAACCGTCTCAATGCCTTCAGCTCTCATTCAAACTTCCTCAGCCAAAGCCTTCGCAAATCTAAGCACGACATTGAAAGCTGGGCCAGAATTTCTTCAACATTGTGGCAGTCGGCTTAAACGCGCCATCGGTTCAATGGTTGCACAAAAACCGC harbors:
- a CDS encoding B12-binding domain-containing radical SAM protein; this encodes MRAEGIETVRRILCVFPRYTSSFGTFEYAYPLTDGVQAFMPPQGLLLIAAYLPANWPVRFIDENIRPATKEDFEWAEAVFVSGMHIQRQQMNDICRRAHAFDLSVAIGGPSVSACPDYYPSFDYLHVGELGDATNELFARLAHDPSRPEQQVVLKTVDRVAMTDFPIPAYELAEVKKYFLGSIQYSSGCPYQCEFCDIPGLYGRNPRLKSPEQIIAELDKLRECGVTGSVYFVDDNFIGNRKAALDLLPHLVEWQKRTGYVMRLACEATLNIAKRPEILEKMRDAFFVTIFCGIETPDPEALKAMHKDHNMMVPILEGVHTINSYGMEVVSGIIMGLDTDKPETGDALLAFVDESRIPLLTINLLQALPKTPLWDRLEREGRLLEEDESRDSNVAFLLPYDQVVDSWRKCMAVAYAPEKLFARYQYQCDYTYARRLKVPVTPEQKSWANIKRALIMLRNIFWKVGVLGDYRRVFWKFALGRLRRGDIEGLIASSMIAHHLIMFARAASVGQQSASNYSIRLREASVPAE